One genomic segment of Rivularia sp. PCC 7116 includes these proteins:
- a CDS encoding DUF1350 family protein produces the protein MNWKQIAGSWVMVPQRPIGIVHFLGGAFVATAPNVTYRLLLEYLAEKGFAIIATPFVNTLDHNAIAQQVLLNFERVIVRLEDREPAFKGYLPIYGLGHSMGCKLHLLIGCSPGVERAGNILMSFNNYAARDAIPLVEQFNTAVDVEFTPSPAETYSLVKENYNIRRNLLIKFNNDNLDQSAALNKLLQNRFKEMVTTQTLNGNHLTPLGQDVKWQPSQEFNPLDALGQWFKQEVYRDLNQLKRSLILWLNPLSTL, from the coding sequence ATGAACTGGAAACAAATTGCTGGTAGCTGGGTAATGGTTCCCCAGCGCCCTATCGGTATCGTTCATTTTTTAGGTGGTGCATTTGTCGCTACTGCACCCAACGTTACTTACCGTTTATTGCTCGAATATCTGGCTGAAAAAGGCTTTGCGATAATTGCCACCCCGTTTGTTAATACCTTAGACCATAACGCGATCGCTCAACAGGTTTTGTTAAATTTTGAGCGAGTAATAGTACGCTTAGAAGATAGAGAACCAGCTTTCAAAGGCTATCTTCCTATATATGGATTAGGTCATAGCATGGGATGCAAACTACATTTGCTTATCGGCTGTTCTCCAGGAGTCGAGCGTGCGGGTAACATTCTCATGTCATTTAATAACTACGCTGCGCGAGATGCTATACCTTTGGTGGAGCAATTCAATACTGCGGTGGATGTTGAATTTACCCCTTCACCGGCAGAAACTTATAGCTTGGTGAAAGAAAACTACAATATTCGTCGCAATCTATTAATCAAATTTAACAACGATAATCTTGACCAGTCAGCAGCTTTGAATAAACTGTTACAAAATCGGTTTAAGGAGATGGTAACAACCCAAACGCTCAATGGTAATCATCTTACACCTTTAGGTCAAGATGTCAAATGGCAGCCTTCTCAAGAATTTAATCCACTTGATGCTTTAGGACAGTGGTTTAAGCAAGAAGTATACAGAGATTTAAATCAGCTAAAACGTAGCTTGATATTATGGCTAAATCCTCTATCAACACTATAA